Proteins co-encoded in one Conger conger chromosome 4, fConCon1.1, whole genome shotgun sequence genomic window:
- the LOC133126780 gene encoding atrial natriuretic peptide receptor 2-like isoform X1 — translation MALWTALALSLILVVDCWHDLDNTEYDCWPILQPNDYNMIDCGGLEMGWIQRPPEKVSNGEEFNVTYSVTATDSFYEYAVKNKIFKFSNSSEAKRFCHEQECPANWNNAKEDNCCVYHANIHSCPLALMKQGGICGPWIPDDGKIVTHTVSKAGKMTQQFWTSKVVLIHVGVTSVIAHIKVGQMHAALESKVLVVSAQVCGDDICEPEESCLTCPADCGVCPMSVGIKVAIGLPVALFCSGFILTMVWFQYQKRKMFWDESWIINYKSVMFGKVCYMGFCSTTSLQLVKSHSSLSGTTDVTVCTVANTTFKHGFIQPGIYDGRPVAVKHLRKKHFTLSKTIRKEVKEVRELDHPNLCKFIGGSIEIPCITIITEYCPKGSLADVLLNKDVPINWGFRLSFATDIARGMAYLHQHKTFHGRLHSRNCIIDDRWVCKISDYGLAAYRKEDFEAVSNGFPCENIYRIYCAPEVLLGTSSNTTTGADIYSYSIILVEIATRCDLISGQMETAKLDVMWRPPLPELKSGKSDSDCPNQADYCELIKKCWCHNVTMRPTFEQVKKMLDKMNPHKVSPVDMMMNLMEKYSKHLEAIVAERTQDLLQEKQKTDRLLYSMLPKPVADDLRQGRTAEAQSYSNATVYFSDIVGFTQLSGSSTPHQVVDFLNKLYTTFDDIIDNYDVYKVETIGDAYMVVSGVPNENGINHAGEIASMALDLINVCHTFKIPHKPTTQLKIRAGIHSGPVVAGVVGTKMPRYCLFGDTVNTASRMESTSEALKIQCSGTTADMLHTLGGYVLTCRGSLLVKGKGEMTTWWLEAKRGPCNLLGKRNDPHGGPVPVSN, via the exons ATGGCACTGTGGACTGCCCTTGCCTTGTCCCTCATACTG GTTGTGGATTGCTGGCATGATCTGGACAATACAGAATATGACTGCTGGCCAATTTTACAGCCAAATGATTATAATATGATCGATTGTGGGG GATTGGAGATGGGTTGGATCCAGCGTCCTCCTGAGAAAGTCAGCAATGGAGAAGAGTTCAACGTCACTTACTCAGTCACTGCAACAGATTCCTTCTATGAGTATGCTGTCAAAAATAAGATTTTCAAGTTCAG CAATTCATCAGAGGCCAAGAGGTTCTGTCATGAGCAGGAGTGTCCAGCGAACTGGAACAATGCCAAAGAGGACAACTGCTGTGTGTACCACGCCAACATCCACTCCTGCCCTCTTGCTCTGATG AAACAAGGGGGGATATGTGGGCCTTGGATTCCGGACGATGGCAAAATTGTGACTCACACTGTGTCTAAGGCAGGCAAGATGACCCAGCAGTTCTGGACGTCAAAG GTGGTCTTGATCCATGTCGGAGTCACCTCAGTGATTGCTCATATCAAAGTGGGGCAAATGCATGCAGCACTGGAGTCAAAGGTCCTGGTCGTAAGTGCACAAG TGTGTGGGGACGACATCTGTGAGCCGGAGGAAAGCTGTCTCACCTGCCCAGCAGATTGTGGGGTCTGTCCGATGTCAGTTGGCATTAAGGTCGCCATTGGACTTCCCGTGGCCCTGTTTTGCAGTGGCTTCATTTTAACCATGGTG TGGTTTCAGTACCAGAAGCGGAAGATGTTTTGGGATGAGAGCTGGATCATAAACTACAAAAGCGTCATGTTTG GTAAAGTGTGCTACATGGGCTTCTGTAGCACAACCAGCCTTCAGCTTGTGAAGAGTCACTCAAGTTTGAGCGGAACCACAGATGTCACTGTGTGTACTGTGGCCAACACAACCTTCAAACATGGCTTCATACAGCCAGGCATTTA TGATGGAAGACCTGTAGCAGTAAAGCACTTAAGGAAGAAACACTTCACCCTCTCTAAAACCATAAGGAAGGAGGTGAAAGAAGTGCG GGAGCTTGATCATCCTAACTTGTGTAAATTCATCGGAGGGTCCATTGAAATTCCGTGCATAACCATCATAACTGAGTATTGTCCCAAGGGCAGCCTAGCTGATGTTCTTTTGAACAAAGATGTTCCAATAAACTGGGGGTTTCG GTTGTCCTTTGCTACTGACATAGCCCGTGGGATGGCATACCTCCATCAGCATAAGACGTTTCATGGAAGACTTCACTCTAGAAATTGTATAATTGATGATCGCTGGGTCTGCAAGATTTCAG ACTATGGACTTGCAGCTTACAGAAAGGAAGACTTTGAGGCTGTCAGTAATGGTTTCCCCTGTGAAAATATCTACCGCATATACTGCGCACCAGAGGTTCTCCTGGGCACTAGCTCCAATACCACTACAGGTGCTGATATATACAG TTACTCTATTATCTTGGTGGAGATTGCAACTCGTTGTGACCTTATTTCA GGACAGATGGAGACTGCAAAGCTAGATGTCATGTGGCGACCTCCCCTCCCTGAGCTGAAATCTGGGAAATCAGACAGTGACTGCCCAAATCAGGCAGATTATTGTGAG CTGATCAAGAAATGCTGGTGCCACAACGTCACAATGAGGCCTACCTTTGAACAAGTGAAGAAAATGCTGGATAAAATGAACCCACATAAAGTCAGCCCTGTGGACATGATGATGAACTTG ATGGAGAAGTATAGCAAACATTTAGAGGCAATTGTGGCTGAGAGAACTCAAGATCTTCtccaagaaaaacagaaaacagaccgCTTGCTTTACA GTATGCTGCCGAAGCCTGTGGCTGATGACCTTCGTCAAGGCCGTACAGCAGAGGCTCAGAGCTACTCTAACGCTACAGTGTATTTCAG TGACATTGTGGGCTTCACGCAGCTCTCAGGATCAAGCACCCCTCACCAGGTGGTGGATTTTCTGAACAAACTCTACACCACATTTGATGACATCATTGACAATTATGATGTGTACAAGGTGGAGACCATAGGAGATGCTT ATATGGTTGTCTCTGGCGTTCCGAATGAAAATGGCATTAACCATGCAGGTGAAATAGCCAGTATGGCTTTGGACCTGATTAATGTTTGCCACACCTTTAAAATCCCCCACAAGCCCACCACACAATTGAAGATCCGAGCCGGTATCCACTCTG GCCCTGTAGTTGCTGGAGTTGTTGGGACCAAAATGCCACGGTATTGTTTATTTGGCGATACAGTGAACACAGCATCCAGAATGGAATCAACAAGTGAAG CGTTAAAGATCCAGTGCAGCGGCACCACTGCAGATATGCTCCACACTTTGGGAGGATACGTTTTAACATGCCGAGGGTCACTGCTTGTAAAG
- the LOC133126780 gene encoding atrial natriuretic peptide receptor 2-like isoform X2 yields MALWTALALSLILVVDCWHDLDNTEYDCWPILQPNDYNMIDCGGLEMGWIQRPPEKVSNGEEFNVTYSVTATDSFYEYAVKNKIFKFSNSSEAKRFCHEQECPANWNNAKEDNCCVYHANIHSCPLALMKQGGICGPWIPDDGKIVTHTVSKAGKMTQQFWTSKVVLIHVGVTSVIAHIKVGQMHAALESKVLVVSAQVCGDDICEPEESCLTCPADCGVCPMSVGIKVAIGLPVALFCSGFILTMVWFQYQKRKMFWDESWIINYKSVMFGKVCYMGFCSTTSLQLVKSHSSLSGTTDVTVCTVANTTFKHGFIQPGIYDGRPVAVKHLRKKHFTLSKTIRKEVKEVRELDHPNLCKFIGGSIEIPCITIITEYCPKGSLADVLLNKDVPINWGFRLSFATDIARGMAYLHQHKTFHGRLHSRNCIIDDRWVCKISDYGLAAYRKEDFEAVSNGFPCENIYRIYCAPEVLLGTSSNTTTGADIYSYSIILVEIATRCDLISGQMETAKLDVMWRPPLPELKSGKSDSDCPNQADYCELIKKCWCHNVTMRPTFEQVKKMLDKMNPHKVSPVDMMMNLMEKYSKHLEAIVAERTQDLLQEKQKTDRLLYTLAVPSHAYFLLLAPWLLFFLPRVCPLHTQVCMSEPSTKFSTSPKHALYRFTILTTAPLTCSQVPCPPRAWLYSLSAPKNHCYGEIHQ; encoded by the exons ATGGCACTGTGGACTGCCCTTGCCTTGTCCCTCATACTG GTTGTGGATTGCTGGCATGATCTGGACAATACAGAATATGACTGCTGGCCAATTTTACAGCCAAATGATTATAATATGATCGATTGTGGGG GATTGGAGATGGGTTGGATCCAGCGTCCTCCTGAGAAAGTCAGCAATGGAGAAGAGTTCAACGTCACTTACTCAGTCACTGCAACAGATTCCTTCTATGAGTATGCTGTCAAAAATAAGATTTTCAAGTTCAG CAATTCATCAGAGGCCAAGAGGTTCTGTCATGAGCAGGAGTGTCCAGCGAACTGGAACAATGCCAAAGAGGACAACTGCTGTGTGTACCACGCCAACATCCACTCCTGCCCTCTTGCTCTGATG AAACAAGGGGGGATATGTGGGCCTTGGATTCCGGACGATGGCAAAATTGTGACTCACACTGTGTCTAAGGCAGGCAAGATGACCCAGCAGTTCTGGACGTCAAAG GTGGTCTTGATCCATGTCGGAGTCACCTCAGTGATTGCTCATATCAAAGTGGGGCAAATGCATGCAGCACTGGAGTCAAAGGTCCTGGTCGTAAGTGCACAAG TGTGTGGGGACGACATCTGTGAGCCGGAGGAAAGCTGTCTCACCTGCCCAGCAGATTGTGGGGTCTGTCCGATGTCAGTTGGCATTAAGGTCGCCATTGGACTTCCCGTGGCCCTGTTTTGCAGTGGCTTCATTTTAACCATGGTG TGGTTTCAGTACCAGAAGCGGAAGATGTTTTGGGATGAGAGCTGGATCATAAACTACAAAAGCGTCATGTTTG GTAAAGTGTGCTACATGGGCTTCTGTAGCACAACCAGCCTTCAGCTTGTGAAGAGTCACTCAAGTTTGAGCGGAACCACAGATGTCACTGTGTGTACTGTGGCCAACACAACCTTCAAACATGGCTTCATACAGCCAGGCATTTA TGATGGAAGACCTGTAGCAGTAAAGCACTTAAGGAAGAAACACTTCACCCTCTCTAAAACCATAAGGAAGGAGGTGAAAGAAGTGCG GGAGCTTGATCATCCTAACTTGTGTAAATTCATCGGAGGGTCCATTGAAATTCCGTGCATAACCATCATAACTGAGTATTGTCCCAAGGGCAGCCTAGCTGATGTTCTTTTGAACAAAGATGTTCCAATAAACTGGGGGTTTCG GTTGTCCTTTGCTACTGACATAGCCCGTGGGATGGCATACCTCCATCAGCATAAGACGTTTCATGGAAGACTTCACTCTAGAAATTGTATAATTGATGATCGCTGGGTCTGCAAGATTTCAG ACTATGGACTTGCAGCTTACAGAAAGGAAGACTTTGAGGCTGTCAGTAATGGTTTCCCCTGTGAAAATATCTACCGCATATACTGCGCACCAGAGGTTCTCCTGGGCACTAGCTCCAATACCACTACAGGTGCTGATATATACAG TTACTCTATTATCTTGGTGGAGATTGCAACTCGTTGTGACCTTATTTCA GGACAGATGGAGACTGCAAAGCTAGATGTCATGTGGCGACCTCCCCTCCCTGAGCTGAAATCTGGGAAATCAGACAGTGACTGCCCAAATCAGGCAGATTATTGTGAG CTGATCAAGAAATGCTGGTGCCACAACGTCACAATGAGGCCTACCTTTGAACAAGTGAAGAAAATGCTGGATAAAATGAACCCACATAAAGTCAGCCCTGTGGACATGATGATGAACTTG ATGGAGAAGTATAGCAAACATTTAGAGGCAATTGTGGCTGAGAGAACTCAAGATCTTCtccaagaaaaacagaaaacagaccgCTTGCTTTACA CCCTGGCTGTCCCGTCTCATGCCTACTTTCTGCTCCTGGCCCCGTGGCTCCTGTTTTTCCTGCCGAGGGTGTGTCCATTGCACACTCAGGTATGCATGTCAGAGCCCTCCACAAAGTTTTCGACAAGTCCCAAGCATGCTCTCTACCGCTTCACCATTCTTACAACTGCCCCACTGACCTGCTCCCAGGTACCATGCCCCCCCAGAGCTTGGCTCTATTCCCTGTCAGCACCCAAAAACCACtgctatggagaaatacatcagTGA